Proteins from a genomic interval of Sugiyamaella lignohabitans strain CBS 10342 chromosome C, complete sequence:
- the DCW1 gene encoding Dcw1p (Putative mannosidase; GPI-anchored membrane protein required for cell wall biosynthesis in bud formation;homologous to Dfg5p; GO_component: GO:0031225 - anchored component of membrane [Evidence IEA]; GO_component: GO:0046658 - anchored component of plasma membrane [Evidence IDA] [PMID 12421307]; GO_component: GO:0005933 - cellular bud [Evidence IDA] [PMID 14562095]; GO_component: GO:0005783 - endoplasmic reticulum [Evidence IDA] [PMID 14562095]; GO_component: GO:0016020 - membrane [Evidence IEA]; GO_component: GO:0005886 - plasma membrane [Evidence IEA,IEA]; GO_function: GO:0003824 - catalytic activity [Evidence IEA]; GO_function: GO:0016787 - hydrolase activity [Evidence IEA]; GO_function: GO:0016798 - hydrolase activity, acting on glycosyl bonds [Evidence IEA]; GO_function: GO:0008496 - mannan endo-1,6-alpha-mannosidase activity [Evidence IEA,IEA]; GO_function: GO:0003674 - molecular_function [Evidence ND]; GO_process: GO:0007117 - budding cell bud growth [Evidence IGI] [PMID 15470258]; GO_process: GO:0016052 - carbohydrate catabolic process [Evidence IEA]; GO_process: GO:0009272 - fungal-type cell wall biogenesis [Evidence IDA] [PMID 12421307]; GO_process: GO:0008152 - metabolic process [Evidence IEA]) produces the protein MKFLTLITASVALLVQQATSLTLDETSVESIYGAQALVAQGLMDYYNGNQTGQTPGMFSNPYYWWEAGVAWGTMLDYWYYTQNDTYVDIIKSSMLFQTGKDWNYMPSNQTTTEGNDDQGYWGVTVMAAAEKNFSDPGPGNPSWLYLAQGVFNTMASRWDTQTCNGGLRWQIFTWNGGYDYKNSVANGCLFHIGARLARYTGNNSYVDWAERVWNWAEGVNFLNQTFVNQTFVYDGAYVEANCTNVRNLEWTYNYGLFISGCAYLYNYTNQTVWLDRLEMLWSRGKVFFNEDGIMYEAACQPSNQCNTDQRCFKGIYSRFLGLTMLLVPSLQDEIMPLIQSSAKAAAASCSGGTDGHTCGLNWFKNGWDGVWGLGEQICALDTFNTLLINTRPGPLTEKSGGPSGGFGAAGLNSSDNVLTVDELTIGTKDKAGAGVITAIVIIGLLATSWWMLI, from the coding sequence atgaAGTTCCTCACACTCATCACAGCATCGGTTGCTCTGCTCGTGCAACAGGCTACCTCATTAACCCTCGACGAGACTTCGGTTGAAAGTATATATGGAGCCCAAGCACTGGTAGCCCAGGGTCTGATGGATTATTACAACGGTAACCAGACCGGTCAGACCCCCGGTATGTTCTCAAATCCATATTATTGGTGGGAAGCCGGTGTGGCCTGGGGTACTATGTTGGACTACTGGTACTACACCCAGAACGACACTTACGTCGACATTATTAAGTCCAGTATGCTCTTCCAAACTGGTAAGGACTGGAATTATATGCCGTCTAACCAGACCACCACTGAAGGTAACGATGATCAGGGTTATTGGGGTGTTACTGTCatggcagctgctgaaaagaacTTTTCCGATCCTGGTCCTGGTAATCCAAGTTGGCTGTACTTGGCTCAGGGTGTATTTAACACTATGGCGTCTCGTTGGGACACTCAGACCTGTAATGGAGGTCTCCGTTGGCAGATTTTCACCTGGAACGGTGGTTATGATTACAAGAACTCGGTAGCCAATGGATGTCTGTTCCATATTGGTGCTCGTTTGGCCAGATATACTGGTAATAATTCTTATGTTGACTGGGCCGAGCGGGTTTGGAACTGGGCAGAAGGTGTAAACTTTCTCAACCAGACCTTTGTCAACCAAACCTTTGTATATGACGGAGCTTATGTGGAAGCCAACTGTACCAATGTCAGAAACCTCGAATGGACCTATAACTACGGTCTGTTTATTTCTGGCTGTGCTTATTTATACAACTACACCAACCAAACCGTCTGGCTCGACCGTTTGGAAATGCTCTGGAGCAGAGGTAAGGTCTTTTTCAATGAGGATGGAATCATGTATGAAGCTGCCTGTCAACCTTCTAACCAGTGTAATACCGATCAACGTTGTTTCAAGGGTATTTATTCTCGATTCCTTGGTCTGACCATGTTGTTGGTTCCCTCGTTACAAGACGAGATCATGCCACTTATCCAATCATCGgccaaagctgctgctgcatctTGTTCGGGAGGTACCGACGGTCACACCTGTGGTCTCAACTGGTTTAAAAATGGCTGGGACGGTGTCTGGGGTCTTGGAGAGCAGATCTGTGCTCTTGACACTTTCAACACCCTGCTCATTAACACCAGACCTGGCCCTCTGACCGAAAAGTCCGGCGGTCCCTCTGGCGGTTTTGGTGCCGCTGGTCTCAACTCGTCCGACAACGTCCTCACTGTCGACGAGCTCACCATCGGCACCAAAGACAAGGCCGGTGCCGGTGTCATCACCgccatcgtcatcatcggcCTGCTGGCCACCTCCTGGTGGATGCTCATCTAA